One Saccharomyces mikatae IFO 1815 strain IFO1815 genome assembly, chromosome: 16 genomic region harbors:
- the MET16 gene encoding phosphoadenylyl-sulfate reductase (thioredoxin) (similar to Saccharomyces cerevisiae MET16 (YPR167C); ancestral locus Anc_7.523), which yields MKAYHLNNNIVVTQEQLDHWNEQLAKLETPQEIIVWSLITFPHLFQTTAFGLTGLVTIDMLSKLSGKYYMPELLFIDTLHHFPQTLTLKEKVEKTYYQPKNQTIHVYKPDGCGSEAAFASKYGDFLWEKDDDKYDYLAKVEPAHRAYKELLVSAVFTGRRKSQGSARSQLSIIEIDELNGILKINPLINWTFEQVKQYIDVNNVPYNELLDLGYRSIGDYHSTQPVKEGEDERAGRWKGKTKTECGIHEASRFAQFLKQDA from the coding sequence ATGAAGGCCTATCAtttgaataacaacattgTTGTCACCCAAGAGCAGTTGGATCATTGGAATGAACAATTAGCTAAGTTGGAAACGCCACAGGAGATTATTGTGTGGTCTCTTATTACTTTCCCTCACCTTTTCCAAACTACTGCATTCGGCCTAACGGGTTTGGTTACAATTGATATGCTGTCGAAACTATCTGGGAAGTATTACATGCCggaattattatttatagaCACTTTACACCATTTCCCGCAGACGTTGACGCTAAAGGAAAAGGTCGAGAAAACGTATTACCAGCCTAAAAATCAAACCATTCATGTCTATAAGCCGGATGGATGTGGGTCAGAAGCAGCATTTGCTTCTAAATACGGTGATTTCTTATGGGagaaagatgatgataagTATGACTATCTGGCCAAAGTGGAGCCTGCACATCGTGCCTACAAAGAACTACTTGTAAGCGCTGTTTTTACAGGCAGAAGGAAATCACAAGGTTCTGCTCGTTCTCAGTTGTCAATTATTGAAATAGACGAGCTTAACggaattttgaaaataaaccCATTGATCAACTGGACATTCGAGCAAGTTAAACAGTATATAGATGTAAACAATGTACCATACAATGAACTTTTGGATCTTGGGTACAGATCCATTGGTGATTACCATTCCACACAACCTGTTAAAGAAGGTGAAGACGAAAGAGCGGGGAGGTGGAAGGGTAAGACAAAGACTGAGTGTGGAATTCACGAAGCCAGTCGATTCGCACAATTCTTGAAGCAAGATGCATAG
- the NUT2 gene encoding mediator complex subunit NUT2 (similar to Saccharomyces cerevisiae NUT2 (YPR168W); ancestral locus Anc_7.524): MNNNGNSNEQLQQELATTQEQVASIIESFVELGVSIYDFPGTPEATKGMITNLQRNVDRLYKLNVRSNDPKSSLSKVDIPLEVVQYIEDGRNPDIYTREFVEAIRRSNQYQRGKMLGLKQLRDSLADKIVDEFPELKEPVEDIINRTSPTGDFYKTN, translated from the coding sequence ATGAACAACAACGGGAATAGCAACGAGCAACTGCAACAAGAATTGGCCACCACCCAAGAGCAAGTGGCTTCCATTATCGAGTCCTTTGTTGAATTGGGTGTCTCCATATATGATTTTCCTGGTACTCCGGAAGCTACCAAGGGAATGATCACCAACTTGCAAAGAAACGTGGACCGGCTGTACAAGCTAAATGTGAGAAGTAACGATCCCAAATCTAGCTTGTCCAAGGTAGATATTCCCTTAGAAGTTGTTCAGTACATTGAGGATGGTAGAAATCCTGATATTTACACAAGAGAGTTTGTCGAAGCTATAAGGAGATCAAACCAATACCAGAGGGGCAAGATGCTTGGATTGAAGCAGTTAAGAGATTCGCTTGCTGATAAGATTGTGGACGAATTTCCAGAGTTAAAAGAACCAGTTGAAGATATCATTAATAGGACATCTCCTACTGGCGATTTTTATAAAACTAATTGa
- the JIP5 gene encoding Jip5p (similar to Saccharomyces cerevisiae JIP5 (YPR169W); ancestral locus Anc_7.525), whose protein sequence is MAKSKKNLEVVDSTKSPILELLSFKAPIFQSILHPELPIIITGFGTGHIVCHRYDPTKLQSRLNRRRKLDIAITGKDSRNNSKIKGGICPWTRLDVDVETGALKLVDAEEKHEQEQTDNNEDLGVETLWKTKRHKGSVRAMCFDAKGDSIFSVGSDNILKKANTMTGKVVKKVNLSSLFNSEKKKNDKFTKLCISQTHPFVLIGDESGDIHVINSESLALTNSIRSIHFGDSINDILHFDKRSAYKFISLGQTTLAYFDVRDKNAKPNTAENEDGKILVSDDQEDEVLCGCFVDPEVADTLLCGMGEGIVTVWKPNKNDLEDQMSRIKISKDESIDCIVPTLQDDNCIWCGCSNGNIYKVNAKLGKVVEVRNHNELDEVNFIDLDFEYRVVSGGLENIKIWELSCDHAEEHELLESDGDDSFARSDEGNSDNNSSDDCEATLVGLSKEELLNELDKDLSGEDLPENNDTDQKSTKKRKITKENNKKRDLYEHGIKKFDDL, encoded by the coding sequence ATGGCCAAGAGTAAAAAGAATTTAGAAGTCGTTGATTCGACAAAATCTCCTATTCTAGAATTACTATCCTTTAAGGCTCCCATTTTTCAGTCAATTTTACATCCTGAACTACCCATCATAATAACCGGTTTTGGCACCGGCCATATTGTGTGCCATCGTTATGACCCCACTAAGTTACAGTCACGTTTGAATCGCAGGCGTAAACTTGATATTGCGATCACAGGCAAGGATTCACGGAACAATTCCAAAATAAAAGGCGGTATTTGCCCCTGGACTAGATTAGACGTGGACGTAGAAACTGGTGCTTTGAAATTGGTTGAtgctgaagaaaaacatgaGCAAGAGCAAACTGATAATAACGAAGACTTGGGCGTGGAAACGCTCTGGAAAACTAAAAGACATAAAGGTAGTGTCCGTGCCATGTGCTTTGACGCTAAAGGTGACAGTATATTTTCTGTTGGTTCCGATAATATCTTGAAAAAGGCTAATACCATGACCGGTAAAGTTGtcaaaaaagtaaactTGAGTTCGCTTTTTAattctgaaaagaaaaaaaatgataagTTCACCAAATTATGCATTTCTCAAACTCATCCATTTGTATTAATAGGTGACGAATCTGGTGATATACATGTGATAAACTCGGAAAGCTTGGCTTTAACAAACTCTATTCGATCTATACATTTTGGTGACTCGATCAATGATATTCTCCACTTTGATAAGAGATCTGCATATAAATTCATTTCTCTTGGTCAGACGACATTAGCGTATTTTGATGTTCGTGACAAAAATGCCAAGCCAAACACAGCTGAAAACGAAGATGGTAAAATTTTGGTAAGTGATGATCAGGAGGACGAGGTTCTTTGCGGTTGTTTCGTTGACCCGGAAGTTGCAGATACCCTTTTATGTGGGATGGGCGAGGGTATTGTCACTGTTTGGAAGCCAAATAAGAACGACTTGGAAGATCAAATGAGCCGTATAAAAATAAGCAAAGATGAAAGTATCGATTGCATTGTTCCTACGTTACAAGATGACAATTGTATATGGTGTGGTTGTTCCAATGGTAATATTTATAAAGTAAATGCTAAACTGGGCAAAGTTGTTGAAGTGAGAAACCACAATGAATTGGATGAAGTCAATTTTATAGATTTAGATTTTGAGTACCGTGTTGTTTCTGGTGGCTTAGAGAATATCAAGATATGGGAACTATCATGTGATCATGCAGAGGAACACGAATTGTTGGAGTCTGATGGGGATGACTCTTTCGCCCGCTCTGATGAAGGAAATAGCGATAACAACAGTTCTGATGATTGTGAAGCGACACTTGTCGGGTTATCGAAGGAAGAGCTATTGAATGAATTGGATAAAGATCTTAGTGGAGAAGATTTGCCGGAAAATAACGACACCGACCAAAAAAgtaccaaaaaaagaaagataacGAAGGagaacaacaaaaaaagggaCCTGTACGAGCATGGTATCAAGAAGTTTGATGATTTATag
- the SMKI16G3200 gene encoding uncharacterized protein (similar to Saccharomyces cerevisiae YPR170W-B; ancestral locus Anc_7.526) has product MRPVVSTGKAWCCTVLSAFGVVILSVIAHLFNTNHESFVGSINDPEDGPAVAHTVYLAALVYLVFFVFCGFQVYLARRKPSIELR; this is encoded by the exons ATGAGACCTGTTGTATCCACTGGTAAGGCGTGGTGTTGTACCGTCCTATCGGCGTTTGGAGTGGTAATTCTTTCTGTCATTGCACATCTCTTTAACACAAATCATGAATCCTTTGTTGGATCAATAAACGACCCTGAAGATGGCCCTGC CGTTGCACATACTGTTTATTTGGCCGCCTTGGTATACCTGGTGTTTTTCGTATTCTGTGGATTCCAAGTCTACTTAGCTAGAAGAAAACCTTCAATCGAGTTGCGTTAA
- the BSP1 gene encoding Bsp1p (similar to Saccharomyces cerevisiae BSP1 (YPR171W); ancestral locus Anc_7.527), whose translation MTKYERDPELANFLSKVEDLDSKRYNNVSTLKSTREPLSPVRSHTSGNCRRADIMTGKNIEDRESLAYRSAYNYEMTFSPKKTHYSLNELDLERVTPTQNSKKSACRNEKKFVISEEDYLLLQKLKGSQSRNDFGFDKTLPSSERGHRTPSRGQPRLKEKEIVSIQYDFDFQERVDKSPTSSSPPPPPLPTRNNHIEIIEDGDEEKPLLPTRPTKAGIIERPLPTPKKSEVVTPERVKPAPPVPRCTKPASFLSSLEDNKLTKINNHNPDGETPRKTVRNSHIDYLDSIQLKPTTLSPTIRNKPKPAPPSPPAKRIPRSESFIKSMLNSNLTTTSKPSMPEKPQKLRNGNLAVRKTKPSIPPKKVKLNMVLPELRPVESSPVKQKFEHSIDLPKLRSSSRNIKKPEEDNIPEAIKSIQNLKKTKLEKPIIPQKKPFLAKSLKPSVMKHDDGAIQSTNEPEALSLRNNLKKNPPKAPERKISMPEALRKIELMRKSKTEPVLEPSNDLSINAKLDAIIASRNLRTSNTLPEFDRVNTNIAAFDNSNISGIDETKETKPLVHLNKSRARGPRRKLPTRL comes from the coding sequence ATGACCAAATATGAACGTGACCCTGAATTGGCGAACTTCCTGTCGAAAGTGGAGGACTTGGATTCAAAGAGATACAACAACGTTTCTACTCTAAAATCAACCAGGGAACCGCTTTCACCGGTACGAAGTCATACCTCTGGGAACTGTCGAAGGGCGGATATAATGactggaaaaaatattgaagacAGAGAGAGTTTGGCTTATCGATCTGCATATAATTATGAAATGACGTTCTCTCCCAAGAAAACACATTACTCATTAAATGAGTTGGATCTTGAAAGAGTGACTCCGACgcaaaattcaaagaaaagtgCCTGtcgaaatgaaaaaaagtttgtCATTTCTGAAGAGGATTATTTACTGTTGCAGAAATTGAAGGGCTCTCAATCACGTAATGATTTTGGTTTCGATAAAACCCTACCCTCTTCTGAAAGAGGTCATCGTACGCCCAGTCGAGGCCAACCCAgactgaaagaaaaagagatagTCTCCATTCAAtatgattttgattttcaagaaagagTCGATAAATCACCCACCTCTTCTTCACCGCCACCACCTCCTTTGCCCACGAGGAATAATCATATCGAAATCATTGAAGATGGGGACGAGGAGAAACCGCTTCTTCCAACAAGACCTACCAAAGCAGGAATTATTGAGCGCCCGCTGCCAacaccaaaaaaatctgaaGTTGTGACACCTGAGCGCGTCAAGCCAGCTCCACCAGTTCCACGTTGCACGAAACCGGCAAGCTTTTTGAGTTCTCTAGAAGATAACAAGTTGACTAAGATAAACAATCATAATCCAGATGGGGAGACTCCTCGAAAAACAGTGAGAAATTCTCATATCGATTATTTGGATTCCATACAATTGAAACCAACTACTTTATCACCTACGATAAGAAATAAACCTAAACCGGCTCCTCCTTCTCCACCTGCAAAAAGAATTCCAAGATCTGAAAGTTTTATCAAATCAATGttaaattcaaatcttACTACAACTTCTAAGCCTTCTATGCCTGAAAAACCTCAAAAACTACGAAACGGAAACTTGGCTGTTCGAAAGACTAAACCAAGCATACCGCCAAAGAAAGTAAAGTTGAACATGGTATTGCCTGAGTTGCGTCCTGTGGAGTCTTCTCCAGTCAAACAGAAATTCGAACACTCAATTGATTTACCCAAGTTACGATCAAGTAGCCGCAACATTAAGAAACCAGAGGAGGATAATATTCCAGAAGCAATTAAAAGTATAcaaaacttgaagaaaacgaaaCTAGAGAAACCCATAATTCCCCAGAAAAAACCATTCCTGGCAAAGAGTTTAAAACCTTCTGTGATGAAACACGATGATGGTGCGATCCAGTCAACAAACGAACCTGAAGCTCTATCTCTAAGGAataatctcaaaaaaaacccACCAAAGGCTCCAGAACGTAAAATTTCCATGCCTGAGGCATTGCGAAAAATCGAACTAATGAGAAAATCTAAAACTGAGCCCGTATTAGAACCTTCGAATGACCTCAGCATAAACGCGAAATTAGACGCAATAATTGCATCCAGAAACTTGAGAACATCCAATACTTTACCAGAATTTGACCGCGTTAACACTAATATTGCAGCTTTTGACAACTCCAATATTTCCGGAATTGACGAAACAAAGGAAACCAAACCCTTAGTTCACCTGAACAAAAGTAGGGCTCGTGGcccaagaagaaaacttccAACACGCCTGTAA
- the SMKI16G3230 gene encoding pyridoxal 5'-phosphate synthase (similar to Saccharomyces cerevisiae YLR456W and YPR172W; ancestral locus Anc_7.529), protein MAWTSTLPAHLLNLIKNSKYVHVATCSKDCIPSVALMNYIYVPGEKLFGQTDNKNDYIIFVTPQDTQKFNNIKENPKVALLFHDWIIANNLSVGKESISGTPTPTPVSHDEQRQSKLLNLLQELNQAELNQMSASIGGETEIVNPESDESKYYKDLILKANPDAKAFIFEKNTAVVKVRIDNARVSNNENRTMFLSKEKN, encoded by the coding sequence ATGGCCTGGACTAGTACCTTACCAGCACATCTACTGAATCTTATCAAGAACTCCAAATATGTTCACGTGGCCACCTGTTCTAAAGATTGTATCCCTTCAGTGGCATTGATGAATTATATCTATGTGCCaggtgaaaaattatttgGCCAAACGGATAATAAGAACGATTACATTATATTCGTTACTCCTCAAGATACACAAAAGTTTAacaatataaaagaaaatcctAAAGTGGCTCTATTGTTCCACGATTGGATCATCGCCAATAATTTGTCAGTAGGGAAAGAAAGCATCTCTGGGACACCGACACCGACACCCGTTTCTCACGATGAACAACGTCAGAGTAAGCTTCTAAATTTGTTGCAAGAATTGAATCAAGCAGAATTGAATCAGATGAGCGCATCCATCGGTGGTGAAACCGAAATTGTCAATCCTGAAAGTGACGAATCCAAGTACTATAAAGATTTAATACTAAAAGCAAATCCTGATGCGAAAGCTTTTATATTCGAAAAGAATACCGCCGTTGTTAAGGTTAGAATTGATAATGCTAGGGTGTCTAATAACGAAAATAGAACAATGTTTCTAAGTAAGGAGAAGAATTAA
- the VPS4 gene encoding AAA family ATPase VPS4 (similar to Saccharomyces cerevisiae VPS4 (YPR173C); ancestral locus Anc_7.530), which produces MSTGDFLSKGIELVQKAIDLDTATQYEEAYTAYYNGLDYLMLALKYEKNPKSKDLIRAKFTEYLNRAEQLKKHLENEEANSAKKTPSAGNGSTGGNKKISQEEGEDNGGEDNKKLRGALSSAILSEKPNVKWEDVAGLEGAKEALKEAVILPVKFPHLFKGNRKPTSGILLYGPPGTGKSYLAKAVATEANSTFFSVSSSDLVSKWMGESEKLVKQLFAMARENKPSIIFIDEVDALTGTRGEGESEASRRIKTELLVQMNGVGNDSQGVLVLGATNIPWQLDSAIRRRFERRIYIPLPDLAARTTMFEINVGDTPCVLTKEDYRTLGAMTEGYSGSDIAVVVKDALMQPIRKIQSATHFKDVSTDEDDARKLTPCSPGDDGAIEMSWTDIEADELKEPDLTIKDFLKAIKSTRPTVNEDDLLKQEQFTRDFGQEGN; this is translated from the coding sequence ATGAGTACGGGAGATTTTTTGAGTAAGGGTATAGAGCTGGTCCAAAAGGCCATTGATTTGGACACGGCGACGCAGTATGAGGAAGCTTATACGGCGTATTATAACGGATTAGACTATTTGATGCTGGCTTTGAAGTACGAAAAGAACCCCAAGTCAAAGGATTTAATAAGAGCCAAGTTCACAGAGTACTTAAATCGCGCAGAgcaattgaagaaacatttagaaaatgaagaggcAAATTCGGCGAAGAAGACTCCTAGCGCTGGTAATGGTTCCACCGGTGGTAATAAGAAAATCTCTCAGGAGGAAGGTGAGGACAATGGTGGTGAGGACAACAAAAAGTTGAGGGGTGCTCTATCGAGTGCCATATTATCCGAAAAACCCAATGTTAAATGGGAAGATGTGGCTGGACTGGAAGGGGCCAAGGAGGCCCTCAAGGAAGCTGTTATCTTACCTGTGAAGTTCCCACATCTATTTAAAGGTAATCGTAAGCCTACTTCAGGAATTTTATTATACGGACCACCAGGTACAGGTAAATCATATTTAGCGAAAGCGGTGGCTACGGAGGCTAATTCTACCTTTTTCAGTGTTAGTTCAAGTGATTTGGTTTCTAAATGGATGGGTGAATCTGAGAAGCTTGTCAAACAGTTGTTTGCCATggcaagagaaaataaaccTTCAATTATCTTCATTGATGAAGTGGATGCACTAACAGGTACTAGAGGCGAGGGAGAGAGCGAAGCGAgtagaagaataaaaacaGAACTATTAGTGCAAATGAATGGTGTTGGAAATGATTCCCAAGGTGTTTTGGTCCTAGGTGCGACAAACATTCCATGGCAACTAGACAGTGCCATTAGGAGAAGATTCGAGAGAAGGATTTACATACCGCTACCAGATTTAGCGGCAAGGACCACCATGTTCGAGATTAATGTTGGCGACACTCCATGTGTATTGACTAAGGAAGATTATAGGACACTAGGTGCAATGACTGAAGGTTATTCTGGTAGTGATATTGCTGTGGTAGTAAAAGATGCGCTAATGCAACCGATAAGAAAGATTCAGAGCGCAACTCATTTTAAGGATGTCTCCACCGATGAGGACGATGCAAGGAAATTAACGCCATGCTCTCCAGGTGATGATGGCGCCATTGAAATGAGTTGGACGGATATTGAGGCGGACGAGCTAAAAGAACCAGATCTTACTATAAAGGATTTCTTAAAGGCCATCAAATCAACGAGGCCTACCGTGAATGAGGACGACTTGCTGAAGCAAGAACAGTTCACCAGAGATTTTGGTCAAGAAGGTAACTAG
- the CSA1 gene encoding Csa1p (similar to Saccharomyces cerevisiae NBP1 (YLR457C) and YPR174C; ancestral locus Anc_7.531) — MRIQERAPGTHKERKLAVVPNDRSHVRHASQRTRSKNYKNISKKRAQQHAFGFNIAKMIARIQARVWGSSAKEKKESIITLSETSQDCVPLQWQAKFAQLQQQLHTTQKELQFVKEKCHLLQSVLDDANIDQRYLESRRDMKNIERENLKPTENLPPSPIRAVNPLVTSSPIHMSPLQSRQRPFSALQPPKGPNFYAKYPKLPQTNILRESPAEDSHPHAE; from the coding sequence ATGAGAATTCAGGAAAGGGCACCAGGAACACATAAAGAGCGTAAGTTGGCAGTTGTGCCCAATGATAGAAGCCATGTTAGGCACGCTTCGCAGAGGACACGTTCTAAAAACTACAAGAATATCTCCAAGAAAAGGGCTCAACAACATGCGTTTGGATTTAATATTGCTAAAATGATTGCGAGGATCCAGGCTCGTGTATGGGGATCCTCCgccaaagagaaaaaggaaagtaTCATCACATTGTCGGAAACTTCTCAGGATTGTGTGCCTTTACAATGGCAAGCAAAATTTGCGCAGTTGCAGCAGCAACTGCACACCACACAAAAGGAATTACAATTCGTCAAGGAGAAGTGCCACCTGTTGCAATCCGTACTGGACGACGCAAACATTGATCAAAGATATCTCGAATCTCGCAGGGacatgaaaaatattgaacGAGAAAATCTTAAACCCACAGAAAATTTACCCCCTTCACCAATAAGAGCTGTAAACCCATTGGTGACTTCGAGTCCAATTCATATGTCTCCACTCCAGTCGCGCCAACGACCATTCTCTGCTCTACAGCCCCCCAAGGGCCCCAACTTCTACGCTAAGTATCCGAAGCTTCCCCAGACAAACATTCTTAGAGAATCTCCAGCTGAAGATTCCCACCCTCACGCTGAATAG
- the DPB2 gene encoding DNA polymerase epsilon noncatalytic subunit (similar to Saccharomyces cerevisiae DPB2 (YPR175W); ancestral locus Anc_7.532) → MFSSGNVLPVKIQPPLLRPLAYRVLSKKYGLSIKSDGLSALAEFVGTNIGTNWKQGSTTIRFLEQFAAVWKQQERGLFIDQSGVNEVIQEMKEREKVEWSREQSIQHEEDILRRRGEDDNDSNDEMPMAADSSLQDALSSSPIREPNNKNEYGQSSKPENSKALNWRDYFKVINALQQQRFSYNPHKMQFIFVPNKKENELGNITGFLPDIKDKVQMFLTRYYLTNDRVMRNENFQNSDMFNPLSSMVSLQNELSRTDQQQQASNMSITPIKNLLGRNAQNFLLLGLLNRNFKGNWSLEDPSGSVEIDISQTIPTQGHYYVPGCMVLVEGIYYSVGNKFHVTSMTLPPGERREITLDTIGNLDLLGIHGLSNNNFIARLDKDLKIRLHLLEKELIDHKFVILGANLFLDDLKVMTALSKVLQKLNDDPPTLLLWQGSFTSVPVFASMSSRNISSSTQYKNNFDALAMLLSRFDNLTENTTMIFIPGPNDLWGSMVSLGASGTLPQDPIPSAFTKKINKVCKNIVWSSNPARIAYLSQEIIIFRDDLSERFKRHHMEFPFSESEDSFADNDNTVTKDSDIVPIDELVKEPDQLPQKIQESRKLVKTLLDQGHLSPFIDCLRPISWDLDHTLTLCPIPSTMILCDTTSAQFDLTYNGCKVINPGSFIHNRRARYMVYVPSSKKTIQEEIYI, encoded by the coding sequence ATGTTTAGTTCTGGAAATGTTCTGCCTGTGAAGATTCAGCCTCCGCTGCTCAGGCCATTGGCATATAGggttttatcaaaaaaatatggcTTATCGATTAAATCCGATGGGCTGTCTGCTCTCGCAGAGTTCGTTGGAACTAATATAGGTACTAATTGGAAACAGGGATCAACCACAATTAGATTTCTCGAGCAATTTGCTGCTGTATGGAAGCAGCAGGAAAGGGGTCTTTTCATTGACCAAAGCGGGGTTAACGAGGTGATACAAGAGATGAAAGAACGTGAGAAAGTTGAATGGAGCCGCGAACAATCTATTCAACATGAGGAAGATATATTAAGGCGAAGAGGCGAGGATGACAACGACAGCAATGATGAAATGCCTATGGCCGCTGATTCATCCTTACAAGATGCTTTATCATCTTCACCCATCCGCGAGCCCAACAATAAAAACGAATATGGACAATCCTCGAAGCCAGAAAACTCTAAAGCTCTGAATTGGAGAGATTATTTTAAGGTTATCAATGCTTTGCAGCAACAAAGATTCTCGTACAACCCCCACAAAATGCAATTCATTTTCGTGCccaataaaaaggaaaatgaattAGGAAATATCACAGGATTTCTACCTGACATAAAAGACAAAGTGCAAATGTTTTTGACAAGGTATTATCTCACAAATGACAGAGTCAtgagaaatgaaaatttccaGAACAGTGACATGTTTAATCCATTATCCTCTATGGTGTCCTTACAAAATGAGCTCTCCCGTACTGACCAACAGCAGCAAGCTAGTAACATGAGCATTACCCCAATAAAAAATCTACTGGGTAGGAATGCtcaaaactttcttctattAGGGCTGTTAAATAGGAACTTTAAGGGAAATTGGTCACTAGAAGATCCATCTGGATCCGTGGAAATCGACATTTCCCAAACTATTCCTACACAGGGCCATTATTATGTTCCAGGTTGTATGGTTCTCGTAGAAGGAATATATTATTCTGTAGGAAATAAATTTCACGTTACATCCATGACTTTACCCCCTGGTGagagaagagaaataaCATTAGATACGATTGGTAATCTAGATCTTTTAGGAATACACGGTCTTTCTAATAATAACTTTATTGCTCGTTTGGATAAAGATTTAAAGATTAGGCTAcatcttttggaaaaagaattaatTGATCATAAATTTGTGATTTTGGGTGCTAATTTATTTCTAGATGATTTAAAAGTCATGACCGCACTCAGTAAAGTATTGCAAAAATTAAATGATGATCCACCAACACTATTACTTTGGCAAGGCTCCTTCACTTCGGTTCCAGTTTTTGCATCAATGAGTAGTCGGAATATAAGCAGTTCAACTCAATACAAGAACAATTTCGATGCATTAGCTATGCTCCTGTCAAGATTTGATAACCTGACTGAAAACACCACGATGATATTCATTCCAGGGCCTAACGATTTATGGGGGTCAATGGTATCATTGGGTGCAAGTGGAACATTACCGCAAGATCCTATTCCTAGTGCGttcaccaaaaaaataaacaaggTTTGTAAAAATATTGTATGGAGTTCAAACCCAGCGAGAATAGCATACTTATCccaagaaataataatcTTTAGGGATGATTTATCCGAAAGATTCAAAAGACACCATATGGAATTTCCCTTTAGCGAGAGTGAAGATTCCTTCGCCGACAACGATAATACGGTAACCAAAGATAGTGACATAGTGCCGATAGATGAACTGGTTAAAGAACCAGACCAATTGCCGCAAAAGATTCAAGAATCAAGAAAACTCGtaaaaacattattagaCCAGGGTCATCTATCACCATTTATTGATTGTTTACGCCCAATATCATGGGATTTAGATCACACCTTAACACTCTGCCCAATACCATCCACAATGATCCTTTGCGACACTACTTCAGCACAATTTGATTTGACATACAATGGCTGTAAAGTCATTAACCCTGGAAGTTTTATTCATAATAGACGTGCGAGGTATATGGTGTACGTCCCATCctcaaagaaaactatACAGGAAGAAATATACATCTAA